The Candidatus Tumulicola sp. genome has a window encoding:
- a CDS encoding DUF4337 family protein, producing the protein MSEPYSAKEGLEHAERAQEALRGEGGDDGRGEAGRIEHALLRAVPLAAAILAVFAGLSSLYAGRLAETMLSLKNEGILAQAKASDTWSEYQADSLKKHVADTASLLAATPALRQKFAADAKMYQARQNPLKIEALKLTDERITSMERAEKFESRKLLIDVAVALFQIAIVMASVSAMVRRPALFYIALVVGVVAAVFGVIGLLS; encoded by the coding sequence ATGTCGGAGCCATATAGCGCCAAGGAAGGCTTGGAACATGCCGAGCGTGCGCAAGAGGCTTTGCGCGGCGAGGGCGGAGATGACGGACGCGGCGAGGCGGGTCGCATCGAACATGCGCTCCTCAGAGCCGTTCCGCTCGCTGCGGCGATCTTGGCCGTGTTCGCCGGACTTTCGAGTCTGTACGCGGGCAGGCTTGCAGAAACGATGCTATCCTTGAAGAACGAAGGCATTCTTGCGCAAGCGAAGGCATCGGACACGTGGTCGGAATATCAGGCAGACAGTTTGAAGAAGCACGTCGCGGACACCGCGTCGCTGCTGGCAGCCACGCCTGCGCTGAGGCAGAAGTTCGCTGCCGATGCCAAGATGTATCAAGCCCGGCAAAATCCGCTCAAGATCGAGGCGCTTAAACTCACCGACGAGCGCATCACCTCGATGGAGCGCGCGGAAAAATTTGAGAGTCGCAAGCTGCTGATCGACGTCGCGGTCGCGCTGTTCCAAATCGCGATCGTGATGGCGTCGGTCTCCGCGATGGTCCGGCGGCCGGCGCTGTTCTACATAGCGTTGGTGGTCGGGGTGGTCGCCGCGGTGTTCGGCGTCATCGGCCTGCTGTCTTGA
- a CDS encoding zinc-binding dehydrogenase, whose product MRALYAAKLGGDTPLDNLVLGERPEPAAGPGEVRVRVRAATLNHHDFWTLKGVVGYPITPPRILGCDAAGVVDSYGGERPAWAPEVGAEVAVYPMRFCGKCRVCQSGGDPMLCRKFEMLSDGDFEGSFAEFVTVPAENAIPKPAHLTMEETAALGVAYLTAYRMLFTKAALRPGHSVLVQGAGGGLGTAAISLAAAAGVTVFASSRSEAKLEGAKRLGAAYAVPAGRDAAKSIMGLTDGYGVDAVIESVGEPTWQTSLRAVRQGGAIVVAGATGGPNPPADLGRVFWRQLRILGSTMGSLDEFTALLRFVERARTKPLIEKVYPMAEARAAFERLASGEQTGKLALTI is encoded by the coding sequence ATGCGAGCGTTGTACGCTGCGAAGCTCGGCGGGGACACGCCGCTTGACAACCTCGTGCTCGGCGAGCGACCCGAGCCGGCCGCGGGGCCGGGCGAGGTCAGGGTGCGCGTGCGGGCGGCAACGCTCAACCATCATGATTTTTGGACGCTCAAAGGAGTCGTCGGCTATCCGATCACTCCACCCAGGATCTTGGGGTGCGATGCTGCCGGCGTCGTCGACTCGTATGGCGGCGAGAGACCGGCCTGGGCGCCGGAGGTCGGCGCCGAAGTCGCCGTCTACCCGATGCGCTTTTGCGGAAAATGCCGAGTGTGCCAAAGCGGTGGGGACCCGATGCTTTGCCGCAAGTTCGAAATGCTCAGCGACGGCGATTTTGAGGGCTCGTTCGCAGAGTTCGTCACGGTGCCGGCTGAAAACGCGATCCCGAAGCCGGCGCATCTGACGATGGAGGAGACCGCCGCCCTCGGCGTGGCGTACCTGACCGCATATCGTATGCTTTTCACAAAGGCCGCATTGCGCCCCGGACACTCGGTGTTGGTGCAAGGCGCGGGCGGCGGGTTGGGCACGGCGGCGATCTCCCTCGCCGCGGCGGCCGGCGTCACCGTCTTCGCCTCGTCGCGCTCAGAGGCAAAACTTGAAGGCGCAAAGCGCCTCGGCGCGGCGTACGCGGTGCCGGCCGGGAGAGACGCGGCCAAGTCGATCATGGGCCTGACCGATGGCTATGGCGTCGACGCGGTGATCGAATCGGTCGGCGAGCCGACGTGGCAGACGAGCTTGCGGGCCGTCCGTCAGGGCGGCGCGATCGTCGTCGCCGGCGCAACCGGGGGCCCGAACCCGCCAGCCGACCTCGGGCGCGTGTTCTGGCGCCAGTTGCGCATCCTGGGCTCAACCATGGGGTCGCTCGACGAGTTCACCGCGCTGTTGCGCTTCGTCGAGCGAGCGCGGACAAAGCCGCTGATCGAAAAGGTTTATCCGATGGCGGAGGCTCGCGCAGCGTTCGAGCGGCTCGCCTCCGGCGAGCAGACGGGCAAACTGGCCCTCACGATTTGA
- a CDS encoding ABC transporter substrate-binding protein, which produces MRPKLLLAALALALVAAVGCTKISSSVNSGNAVNAWTVHGVLRIGSYEDLDHLNPLLSNQLFVSDVAQMLFSGLIDYDDHGNPIPDVALSFPTRQNGGVSEDGKTVTYHLRHGVLFSDGAPLTSADVKFTWQQIMNPANNVAVRYPYDDVDTIDTPDPYTVILRLKAPLAFLVATFMRNGTTSAILPKHLLDKYSDLNKVAFNTNPVGSGPFIVDKWQPGVQLELRANPRYWRGAPKLRRVVYRIIPDQNTLLTSVRSHDVDFYFDAPETQYALLKATPGVRVTAVPNQNFEHIEFNCRRPPLDDVRVRQAIAFAIDWKQLADKVYQGIDTPGIADTPPTSWAYDPSVKPYPYDPVKARALLAQAGWSPGRDGILQKDGRTFRIGITTVTGITTRAKVEEFIQAELKDVGIALDIRNYHANILFATYGFNGVLARGKFDLSLFAWSYTVPDPDDTQTIGPDQIPPTGTNYTFLDDPVIGKAQEGGRVNYDRATRRRYYVTIQHRVHDVMPRHTIVWRVNIDAVNTDMKNFKPAPAVSDFWNSYEWQI; this is translated from the coding sequence ATGCGGCCTAAACTGTTGCTGGCAGCGCTGGCGCTGGCGCTGGTCGCGGCGGTCGGCTGCACGAAGATCTCTTCGAGCGTCAACTCCGGCAATGCCGTCAACGCATGGACGGTCCACGGCGTCTTGCGCATCGGCTCGTACGAGGACCTCGACCATCTCAATCCGCTGCTGTCCAACCAGCTCTTCGTGTCCGACGTCGCGCAGATGCTGTTCTCCGGGTTGATCGACTACGACGACCACGGCAACCCGATCCCTGACGTCGCGCTCTCCTTTCCGACGCGCCAAAACGGCGGCGTGAGCGAAGACGGCAAGACGGTGACATACCATCTGCGTCACGGCGTGCTGTTCTCGGACGGCGCGCCGCTCACGTCCGCCGATGTGAAATTCACGTGGCAGCAGATCATGAATCCCGCGAACAACGTGGCGGTGCGCTACCCGTACGATGACGTCGACACGATCGACACGCCCGACCCGTATACCGTCATCCTGCGCCTCAAAGCGCCGCTTGCCTTCCTGGTCGCCACCTTCATGCGCAACGGCACTACGAGCGCGATCCTACCCAAGCATCTGCTCGACAAGTACTCGGACCTCAACAAGGTCGCGTTCAACACGAATCCAGTCGGCAGCGGTCCCTTCATCGTCGACAAATGGCAGCCGGGCGTGCAGCTCGAGCTGCGGGCCAACCCGCGCTACTGGCGCGGCGCGCCGAAGCTCAGGCGCGTTGTTTATCGCATCATCCCGGATCAAAACACCCTGCTTACGAGCGTGCGCAGTCACGACGTCGATTTCTATTTCGATGCGCCCGAGACGCAGTACGCGCTGCTGAAAGCCACGCCGGGCGTGCGCGTGACCGCGGTCCCCAACCAGAATTTTGAGCACATCGAATTCAACTGCCGAAGGCCGCCGTTGGACGACGTCCGGGTGCGCCAGGCTATCGCGTTCGCCATCGATTGGAAGCAACTGGCCGACAAGGTCTACCAAGGCATCGACACGCCGGGCATCGCCGACACGCCACCCACGTCATGGGCGTACGATCCTTCGGTCAAGCCGTATCCGTACGACCCGGTAAAGGCGCGCGCGCTGCTCGCGCAAGCCGGCTGGTCGCCGGGTCGAGACGGCATTCTTCAAAAGGACGGGCGGACGTTCCGCATCGGCATCACGACGGTCACCGGCATCACGACGCGCGCGAAGGTCGAGGAGTTCATCCAGGCCGAGCTCAAAGACGTTGGCATCGCGCTCGACATACGCAACTATCACGCGAACATCTTGTTCGCGACCTATGGGTTCAACGGCGTCCTGGCGCGCGGCAAATTCGATCTGTCGCTTTTCGCGTGGAGCTATACCGTGCCGGATCCCGACGATACGCAGACGATCGGTCCAGATCAGATCCCGCCGACCGGCACGAACTACACGTTCCTCGACGACCCGGTGATCGGGAAAGCGCAAGAAGGCGGGCGCGTCAACTACGACCGCGCGACACGCCGCAGATATTACGTGACGATCCAGCACCGCGTGCACGATGTCATGCCGCGCCACACGATCGTATGGCGGGTGAACATCGATGCGGTGAACACCGATATGAAGAATTTCAAGCCCGCTCCGGCCGTCAGCGACTTTTGGAACTCGTACGAGTGGCAGATCTGA